A window of the Fusobacterium periodonticum ATCC 33693 genome harbors these coding sequences:
- a CDS encoding GlsB/YeaQ/YmgE family stress response membrane protein, which translates to MGVIAWLVLGALSGWLANKLMKNSSTGLIDNIITGIIGSFIGGFVFNFFGAKTITGFNLHSIFVSVVGACILLWIISELLTTNTLRVLESRAS; encoded by the coding sequence ATGGGAGTTATTGCTTGGTTAGTGCTTGGAGCTTTATCAGGTTGGTTAGCCAATAAACTAATGAAAAATTCTTCAACAGGCTTAATAGATAATATAATAACAGGGATAATAGGATCTTTCATTGGAGGATTTGTTTTTAATTTTTTTGGAGCTAAAACGATTACAGGATTTAATCTTCATAGTATTTTTGTATCTGTAGTAGGAGCTTGTATTCTACTTTGGATCATTAGTGAACTACTCACGACTAATACCCTACGAGTGCTAGAGTCGAGAGCTTCATAA
- a CDS encoding DUF1269 domain-containing protein, whose protein sequence is MNNVILNIFDVESEAFQSFNELKNFKQTENTKIAQIALVQNVEGRITVKDFYDFVDSANEEALEGTLIGALIGIIGGPLGMLFGASLGSLEGLTIGTSVDTTEASLVQYIANKLPLNETAIIALVEEKDEEVINALFSKYKTQIIRWEAERVADDIVAAIKVQENLYHQAQVELKAERKKERTQKVQEFKDRIKKGFATLKSKIKI, encoded by the coding sequence ATGAATAATGTAATTTTAAATATTTTTGATGTTGAAAGTGAAGCTTTTCAATCTTTTAATGAATTGAAAAACTTTAAACAAACTGAGAATACAAAAATTGCTCAAATAGCACTTGTACAAAATGTTGAAGGTAGAATTACTGTTAAAGATTTTTATGACTTTGTAGATTCTGCTAATGAAGAAGCCCTTGAAGGAACATTAATCGGTGCACTTATTGGAATTATTGGTGGTCCATTAGGTATGTTATTTGGTGCAAGTTTGGGTAGTTTAGAAGGACTTACTATTGGTACAAGTGTTGATACAACTGAAGCAAGCCTAGTTCAATATATTGCAAATAAATTGCCTTTAAATGAAACAGCAATTATTGCCTTGGTAGAAGAGAAAGATGAAGAAGTTATAAATGCTTTATTTAGTAAATATAAAACTCAAATTATTCGTTGGGAAGCTGAAAGAGTTGCAGATGATATTGTTGCAGCAATTAAAGTGCAAGAAAATCTATATCATCAAGCACAAGTAGAATTAAAGGCAGAACGTAAAAAAGAACGTACTCAAAAGGTTCAAGAATTTAAAGATAGAATAAAAAAAGGATTTGCTACTTTAAAATCTAAAATTAAAATTTAA
- a CDS encoding B3/B4 domain-containing protein gives MQNGESTDEIKSVLEEANNEAKKYLTKEVLSENPIIAVWREAYRKFKTKKSVRSSIEALLKRVNSGNHVSSINKLVDIYNSASLKYGLPCGAEDLDSFGLYL, from the coding sequence ATGCAAAATGGAGAAAGTACTGATGAAATAAAATCAGTGTTAGAAGAAGCTAATAATGAGGCTAAAAAATATTTAACAAAAGAAGTTTTAAGTGAAAATCCTATTATTGCAGTGTGGAGGGAAGCCTATAGAAAATTTAAAACTAAAAAAAGTGTGAGATCTTCTATTGAAGCACTTTTAAAAAGAGTTAATTCTGGAAATCATGTTTCTTCAATCAATAAACTTGTGGATATTTATAATTCAGCTTCTTTGAAATATGGACTTCCTTGTGGTGCAGAAGATTTAGATAGCTTTGGATTATATCTCTGA
- a CDS encoding B3/B4 domain-containing protein, which produces MKFIADKSYWELFPNSKLGILLLKNMENGESTDEIKLALEEANKEAKKYLVKEVLSENPVIAIWREAYKKFKTKKGVRCSIEALLKRANSENPVSSINKLVDIYNSASLKYALPCGAEDLDSFVGDLKLTITEGGDKFIPLGSEEEDNTLPNELCYIDNEGAVCRCFNWRDGARTMVKDETKNSFLIMELLDNRLEELNSALDYISENAKKYLNADVEKYILDIENPEITLK; this is translated from the coding sequence ATGAAATTTATTGCAGACAAATCTTATTGGGAATTATTTCCAAATAGTAAATTAGGAATATTACTATTAAAAAATATGGAAAATGGAGAAAGCACTGATGAAATAAAATTAGCTTTAGAAGAAGCTAATAAAGAAGCTAAAAAATATTTAGTAAAAGAAGTTTTAAGTGAAAATCCAGTTATTGCTATATGGAGAGAAGCTTATAAAAAATTTAAAACAAAAAAAGGGGTAAGATGTTCAATTGAAGCACTTTTAAAAAGAGCAAATTCTGAAAATCCTGTTTCTTCAATAAATAAACTTGTTGATATTTATAACTCAGCTTCTTTAAAATATGCTCTTCCTTGTGGTGCTGAAGATTTAGATAGTTTTGTAGGAGATTTAAAACTTACAATAACTGAAGGAGGAGATAAATTTATTCCACTTGGCTCTGAAGAAGAAGATAACACTTTACCAAATGAATTGTGTTATATTGATAATGAAGGTGCTGTTTGTCGTTGTTTTAATTGGCGTGATGGTGCTAGAACTATGGTTAAAGATGAAACTAAAAATTCTTTTTTAATTATGGAGCTTTTAGATAATCGTTTAGAAGAATTAAACTCAGCTTTAGATTATATTTCTGAAAATGCTAAGAAGTATTTGAATGCTGATGTTGAGAAATATATTTTAGATATTGAAAATCCTGAAATTACATTGAAATAG
- a CDS encoding pyridoxamine 5'-phosphate oxidase family protein, which translates to MRRKDREVLDETKIDEFIRNCDCCRIGFYDKENDEVYIVPLNFGYSNLNNKRVFYFHGAKVGRKIDLISKNSKVTFEMDSNHELIEGKTACNYSERFQCVMGTGLISFVKDNEEKALALNEIMFQNMGKKDWNFPEAMLNGVAVFKIEVTSLSCKEHL; encoded by the coding sequence ATGAGAAGAAAAGATAGAGAAGTTTTAGATGAAACAAAGATTGATGAATTTATAAGAAATTGTGATTGTTGTAGAATAGGATTCTATGATAAAGAAAATGATGAAGTCTATATTGTTCCATTAAATTTTGGATACTCTAATTTAAATAATAAAAGAGTTTTCTATTTTCATGGAGCAAAGGTGGGAAGAAAAATAGACTTAATTTCAAAGAATAGCAAAGTTACATTTGAAATGGACAGTAATCATGAACTTATAGAAGGAAAGACAGCTTGTAACTATTCTGAAAGATTTCAATGTGTTATGGGTACAGGTTTGATTTCATTTGTAAAAGATAATGAAGAAAAAGCACTGGCTTTAAATGAGATTATGTTTCAAAATATGGGAAAAAAAGATTGGAATTTTCCAGAAGCTATGCTTAATGGAGTCGCAGTTTTTAAAATTGAAGTTACAAGTTTAAGTTGTAAAGAACATTTATAA
- a CDS encoding low temperature requirement protein A, with amino-acid sequence MTTLIKHKRVEFSELFYDLVFVFAISKVTTLIDHLHNGILTWNSFFDFFMAVLVLTDSWMIQTVYTNRYGKNSLFNIVIMFIKMGLLLFIANMMGPDWQQYFHYLCWAIGTLTLTLFFQYLVEFFRKSTDDVNRESIKGFLWITGLGSLGVYLAALLPIYVRVYILFASILLIFTMPIILLNKDEHYQVNLPHLIERISLLVIITFGEMIMELVNFFTVENFSIYSLLYFIITLSLFLFYFGQFDHAIDEKSSQKGLFLIYSHYPIFIGLIMMTVSMSFLLNPEANRLFATSFSYIGLGLFQAAVLVNGPYNKHYLSYSKSYYCVQAILYLAALILSLIFASNSIIVVSITTIFALAIASHFIYFYMTQNKKYSKSNWGLF; translated from the coding sequence ATGACAACTCTTATTAAACATAAACGTGTAGAATTTTCAGAACTTTTTTATGACCTAGTTTTTGTTTTTGCAATTTCAAAAGTAACTACTTTAATTGACCATCTTCATAACGGTATTTTGACTTGGAATTCTTTCTTTGATTTTTTCATGGCTGTCTTGGTTCTCACTGATTCCTGGATGATTCAAACCGTTTATACCAATCGCTATGGAAAGAACTCTTTATTTAACATCGTAATCATGTTTATCAAAATGGGACTTTTACTCTTTATAGCCAATATGATGGGACCTGATTGGCAACAATATTTTCATTATCTCTGTTGGGCTATTGGTACATTAACCCTTACCTTATTTTTTCAATATTTGGTTGAGTTTTTTAGAAAATCAACCGATGATGTTAATCGGGAAAGTATCAAAGGTTTTCTATGGATAACAGGTCTAGGAAGTTTAGGAGTCTATCTAGCAGCTCTTCTTCCTATTTACGTTAGAGTCTATATCTTATTTGCTAGTATTCTGCTAATATTTACTATGCCAATTATCTTGCTTAATAAAGATGAGCATTACCAGGTAAATCTCCCCCATTTAATCGAGCGCATCTCCCTTCTTGTCATTATTACGTTTGGAGAGATGATTATGGAGCTAGTTAACTTCTTTACAGTCGAGAATTTCTCGATTTATTCGCTTCTTTATTTCATTATTACGCTTTCTCTGTTCTTGTTTTATTTTGGTCAATTCGACCATGCTATTGATGAAAAATCTAGTCAAAAGGGACTATTTTTAATTTACAGTCACTATCCTATTTTCATTGGACTTATTATGATGACTGTTTCGATGAGTTTTCTTCTGAATCCTGAAGCTAATCGTCTCTTTGCAACCAGCTTCTCTTATATCGGACTTGGCCTCTTTCAAGCTGCTGTTCTAGTAAATGGGCCCTATAACAAACACTATCTTAGCTATTCGAAAAGTTACTACTGTGTCCAAGCGATACTCTATCTGGCTGCCTTGATTCTCTCTTTAATCTTTGCTTCTAATTCTATAATAGTAGTGAGTATAACAACCATTTTTGCTCTAGCTATAGCCAGTCATTTTATTTATTTTTATATGACACAGAATAAAAAATATTCCAAATCTAACTGGGGGTTATTTTAA
- a CDS encoding TlpA family protein disulfide reductase, giving the protein MKKIFFTLLLFILSLTSFAIPLNNMDKDGNVTLPNIELVDQYGKKHNLQDYKGKVIVINFWVSWCGDCKKEIPSVVELYKEYGKNKKDVIILGVVSPVSKKYPKNRDRIEKKELLTYIKDNNYIFPSLFDETGKTYDEYEIEEYPSSFIINKNGHLRYYVKGAVSKEELKQYIDILLDPSQK; this is encoded by the coding sequence ATGAAAAAAATATTTTTTACATTATTATTGTTTATTTTATCTTTAACAAGTTTTGCAATACCATTAAATAACATGGATAAAGATGGTAATGTCACTTTACCAAATATAGAGCTTGTTGACCAATATGGAAAAAAACATAATTTACAAGACTATAAAGGTAAAGTTATTGTAATTAATTTTTGGGTAAGTTGGTGTGGTGATTGCAAGAAAGAAATCCCGTCAGTTGTTGAATTATACAAGGAATATGGTAAAAATAAGAAGGATGTAATTATTCTTGGAGTTGTAAGCCCTGTATCTAAAAAATATCCAAAAAATAGAGATAGAATAGAAAAGAAAGAGCTATTAACATATATAAAAGATAATAACTATATTTTCCCAAGTCTATTTGATGAAACAGGAAAAACTTATGATGAGTATGAAATTGAAGAATATCCTTCATCTTTTATTATAAATAAAAATGGACATTTGAGATATTATGTTAAAGGTGCCGTTTCTAAAGAAGAATTAAAACAATATATTGATATTCTTTTAGATCCTTCTCAAAAATAA
- a CDS encoding toxin-antitoxin system YwqK family antitoxin produces MKKILVLLLSLFSIFSYAANGLNEAEVNKYIRQKLDRDKTITFTTKLNKANNTLEGYSEEGVLCAITSLDEQPDMIRLLQIKSTISEKNGKLKPVYEIRNNDNQLVVRSEYNLNKPINIFETELFIAYFDGKVPFNSHIENLIKSINSIKTEINYLDTNSKGYQTYVINHKTNKIRIEDKTIGSPVVTNFDIKTLNGTREFYSNSGKLKISHPLKNGVPHGEFKGYDDDGKLLVKATLVNGEFSGVVTQYNKDGSIEKTYDAKDFDFTNVLKITIF; encoded by the coding sequence ATGAAAAAAATTTTGGTATTATTACTTAGTTTATTTAGTATTTTTTCTTATGCAGCAAATGGTTTAAATGAGGCTGAAGTCAATAAGTATATCAGACAAAAGTTAGATAGAGATAAAACAATTACCTTTACTACTAAATTAAATAAAGCTAATAACACTTTAGAAGGTTATAGTGAGGAAGGAGTGCTTTGTGCTATTACTTCTTTAGATGAGCAACCTGATATGATTCGTTTACTTCAAATAAAGTCAACAATTTCTGAAAAAAATGGTAAATTAAAACCAGTCTACGAAATTCGTAATAATGATAATCAATTAGTTGTAAGAAGCGAATATAACTTAAATAAACCAATAAATATATTTGAAACTGAATTATTCATTGCATATTTTGATGGGAAAGTTCCGTTTAATTCTCACATTGAAAACCTTATAAAAAGTATAAATAGTATTAAAACAGAAATTAACTATCTTGATACTAATAGTAAAGGTTATCAAACTTATGTAATAAATCATAAAACTAATAAAATTAGAATAGAAGATAAAACTATAGGATCTCCAGTAGTTACAAATTTTGATATCAAAACCTTAAATGGAACTAGAGAATTTTACTCTAATAGTGGAAAATTAAAAATTTCTCACCCTTTAAAAAATGGTGTTCCTCATGGAGAATTTAAAGGATATGATGATGATGGTAAACTACTTGTAAAAGCAACTCTTGTAAATGGTGAGTTCTCAGGAGTTGTTACACAGTACAATAAAGATGGTAGTATAGAAAAAACATATGATGCTAAAGACTTTGATTTCACTAATGTATTAAAAATAACAATATTTTAA
- a CDS encoding toxin-antitoxin system YwqK family antitoxin has translation MKKILIGLFLLSSALAFSQRVVKGSQAYTDAKDIVYAQGEKTPYTGILQNINEKGVLESEAEYKDGKMTGFSKLYYPSGKLASETTFKNNIQEGIQKDYHENGKLRLEVNFKNGAQEGIQKTYYETGVLNSERLMKNGKINGYSKVYYPNGKLQSEATFKNDIQEGVQKDYHKNGKLSIEMTFKNGKLDGLAKAYDENGKLIQQATFKNGEQVK, from the coding sequence ATGAAAAAAATATTAATAGGATTATTTTTACTAAGTTCAGCCTTAGCTTTTTCACAAAGAGTAGTAAAGGGAAGTCAAGCTTATACTGATGCAAAAGATATAGTTTATGCCCAAGGAGAGAAAACTCCCTATACAGGTATACTTCAAAATATTAATGAAAAAGGTGTTTTAGAAAGCGAAGCTGAATATAAAGATGGTAAAATGACTGGTTTTTCAAAGTTATACTATCCAAGTGGAAAATTAGCAAGTGAAACAACATTTAAAAATAACATACAAGAGGGAATCCAAAAAGATTATCATGAAAATGGAAAGTTAAGACTTGAAGTGAATTTTAAAAATGGAGCACAAGAGGGAATTCAAAAAACATACTATGAAACAGGTGTTTTAAATTCTGAAAGACTTATGAAAAATGGCAAAATAAATGGCTATTCAAAAGTATATTATCCAAATGGAAAATTACAAAGTGAAGCAACATTCAAAAATGATATTCAAGAAGGAGTGCAAAAAGATTACCATAAAAATGGGAAATTATCTATTGAAATGACATTTAAAAATGGAAAACTAGATGGACTAGCAAAAGCTTATGATGAAAATGGAAAGTTAATTCAACAAGCAACATTCAAAAATGGAGAACAAGTAAAATAA
- a CDS encoding tripartite tricarboxylate transporter substrate binding protein: MKKKFLAVLTLLLSLLLVACGGEKKAAEANPDAYPEKPVNVIIAYKAGGGTDVGARILMAEAQKNFPQTFVIVNKPGADGEIGYTELAKAAPDGYTIGFINLPTFVSLPHERQTKYKIDDVEPIMNHVYDPGVLVVKADSQFNTLADFVEYAKAHPEELTISNNGAGASNHIGAAHFAKEADIQVTHVPFGGSTDMISALRGGHVNATVAKISEVASLVKSGELRLLASFTDARLEGFEDVPTLTESGYPVIFGSARAIVAPKGTPKEIIQKLHDVLKAALESPENVEKSKNASLPLQYMSPEELAQYIKDQETYIIETVPTLGIK, from the coding sequence ATGAAAAAGAAATTTTTAGCAGTATTAACTTTATTACTTTCTCTACTTTTAGTAGCTTGTGGTGGAGAAAAGAAAGCGGCAGAGGCTAACCCAGATGCTTATCCTGAAAAGCCTGTAAACGTAATTATAGCTTACAAAGCAGGTGGAGGAACTGATGTTGGTGCTCGTATATTAATGGCAGAAGCTCAAAAGAACTTCCCTCAAACATTTGTTATTGTTAACAAACCAGGTGCAGATGGAGAAATTGGATATACTGAATTAGCAAAAGCTGCTCCAGACGGATATACAATAGGATTTATTAACTTACCAACTTTCGTAAGTTTACCTCATGAAAGACAAACAAAGTACAAAATTGATGATGTAGAACCTATCATGAACCATGTTTATGATCCAGGTGTATTAGTTGTTAAAGCTGATAGCCAATTCAACACTTTAGCTGATTTCGTTGAATATGCAAAAGCTCATCCAGAAGAATTAACTATTTCTAACAATGGTGCAGGAGCTTCTAACCACATTGGTGCTGCTCACTTCGCTAAAGAAGCTGATATTCAAGTAACTCATGTTCCATTTGGTGGAAGTACAGATATGATTTCTGCTTTACGTGGTGGACATGTTAATGCAACAGTTGCAAAAATCAGTGAAGTTGCAAGTTTAGTTAAATCTGGAGAATTAAGATTATTAGCTTCTTTTACAGATGCAAGATTAGAAGGTTTTGAAGATGTTCCTACTTTAACTGAAAGTGGATATCCTGTAATATTTGGTTCAGCTCGTGCTATTGTTGCTCCTAAAGGAACTCCAAAAGAAATCATCCAAAAATTACATGATGTTTTAAAAGCAGCTTTAGAATCTCCTGAAAACGTTGAAAAATCTAAAAATGCTAGTCTACCTTTACAATATATGTCTCCTGAAGAATTAGCACAATATATTAAAGATCAAGAAACATATATTATAGAAACTGTTCCAACTTTAGGAATAAAATAA
- a CDS encoding tripartite tricarboxylate transporter TctB family protein: protein MRKYDKFLTIGLFILEAFYFFLIKQLPEKAARYPFFVLGLMVFLTLLLAINTFIIKPKNEAEKEEDQFKGILYGQFFLIIALSAVYIVLIDIIGFFVTTALYLFVTMLALKSNIKWSIVVSILFPIFLYLIFVSFLKVPVPRGFLL from the coding sequence ATGAGAAAATATGATAAATTTTTAACAATAGGTTTATTTATTTTGGAAGCATTTTATTTCTTTTTAATAAAACAACTTCCAGAAAAAGCAGCAAGATATCCTTTTTTTGTATTAGGTTTAATGGTATTTTTAACTTTACTTTTAGCTATAAACACTTTTATTATCAAGCCTAAAAATGAAGCTGAAAAAGAGGAAGATCAATTTAAAGGTATTTTATATGGACAATTCTTCCTTATAATTGCATTATCTGCTGTATATATAGTTTTAATTGATATAATTGGTTTCTTTGTTACAACTGCACTTTATCTTTTTGTAACTATGCTAGCATTAAAGAGCAATATTAAATGGAGTATTGTTGTAAGTATACTTTTCCCAATATTCTTATATTTAATATTTGTGTCATTCTTAAAAGTCCCAGTTCCAAGAGGATTTTTACTATAA
- a CDS encoding tripartite tricarboxylate transporter permease: MSDVLFGYAAALTPINLVAAVISVAIGITIGALPGLSAAMGVALLIPITFGMDPSTGLITLAGVYCGAIFGGSISAILIRTPGTPAAAATAIDGYELTKQGKAGTALGTAITASFIGGILSAIPLYLFAPRLAKLALLFGPAEYFWLSIFGLTIIAGASTKSIVKGLISGALGLMLSTVGMDPMLGNARFTFGVPALLSGIPFTAALIGLFSMSQVLMLAEKKIKEAGNMVDFDNKVLLSKEQILEILPTSLRSTVIGSIIGILPGAGASIAAFLGYNEAKRFSKKKELFGHGSIEGIAGAEAANNAVTGGSLIPTFTLGIPGESVTAVLLGGLMIQGLQPGPDLFTVHGKITYTFFAGFVIVNIFMLILGLFGSKLFARVSRVSDSYLIPLIFALSVIGSYAINNQMADVWVMFVFGIIGYFVQKFELNSASIVLALILGPIGESGLRRSLILNHNNYSILFQSTVSKVLLFLTLFSLLSPVVMAQLKKRKKTEE, translated from the coding sequence ATGTCAGATGTTTTATTTGGATATGCAGCAGCCTTAACACCAATAAATTTAGTTGCTGCTGTAATTAGTGTGGCTATCGGAATAACTATTGGAGCTTTACCAGGACTTTCTGCTGCAATGGGAGTTGCATTATTAATTCCTATTACATTTGGAATGGATCCTTCAACAGGATTAATTACTCTTGCAGGAGTTTATTGTGGAGCTATATTTGGTGGTTCAATTTCAGCTATCTTAATTCGTACACCAGGTACTCCAGCTGCAGCTGCAACTGCTATAGATGGTTATGAATTAACAAAACAAGGAAAAGCAGGTACTGCATTAGGTACTGCAATTACTGCTTCATTCATAGGAGGAATTTTAAGTGCTATTCCACTTTACCTATTCGCTCCAAGGCTAGCAAAACTTGCGTTACTTTTTGGACCAGCTGAATATTTCTGGTTATCTATATTTGGTTTAACTATCATTGCTGGAGCAAGTACAAAATCAATAGTAAAAGGATTAATTTCAGGAGCTTTAGGATTGATGTTATCAACTGTTGGAATGGATCCTATGCTAGGAAATGCTCGTTTCACATTTGGAGTTCCTGCATTACTTTCAGGAATACCTTTTACTGCTGCTCTTATAGGACTTTTCTCAATGTCACAAGTATTGATGCTGGCTGAAAAGAAAATCAAAGAAGCAGGAAATATGGTAGATTTTGATAATAAGGTTCTATTATCTAAAGAACAAATCTTAGAAATATTACCTACATCTTTAAGATCAACAGTTATTGGAAGTATTATAGGAATATTACCTGGAGCTGGAGCAAGTATAGCTGCCTTTTTAGGATATAATGAAGCAAAAAGATTCTCAAAGAAGAAAGAATTATTTGGTCATGGAAGTATAGAAGGAATAGCAGGAGCTGAAGCAGCTAACAATGCTGTTACAGGAGGTTCACTTATACCAACATTCACATTAGGAATACCTGGTGAAAGTGTTACTGCTGTTTTACTTGGTGGACTTATGATACAAGGATTACAACCAGGTCCAGATCTATTTACTGTTCATGGTAAAATAACTTATACTTTCTTTGCTGGATTTGTTATAGTTAATATATTTATGCTTATCTTAGGACTTTTTGGTTCTAAATTATTTGCAAGAGTATCAAGAGTTTCAGATAGCTATTTAATACCTCTTATATTTGCACTAAGTGTAATAGGTTCTTATGCTATCAACAACCAAATGGCTGATGTATGGGTAATGTTTGTCTTTGGTATAATTGGATACTTTGTTCAAAAATTTGAACTTAACTCTGCTTCAATAGTTTTAGCTTTAATATTAGGACCAATAGGTGAATCTGGACTTAGAAGATCACTTATCTTAAATCATAATAATTATTCTATACTATTCCAAAGTACAGTTTCAAAAGTTCTATTATTCTTAACTCTTTTCTCATTATTATCACCAGTAGTAATGGCTCAATTAAAAAAGAGAAAGAAAACTGAAGAATAA
- the nhaC gene encoding Na+/H+ antiporter NhaC: MSKEKVKPSLFVALLPFIFLIVFMLLGTLVYSSPAQIPLILGIAVTCIIGHFLGYSYQEIEDSMIETNKMGLQANFIMLIVGCLIGSWIVGGVVPGMIYYGLKLFTPRIFLIILPIMCAIISVSTGSAWTTAGTMGTAAMGIGIGMGIPAPLVAGAVVSGASFGDKLSPLSDSTNLAAATAEAGLFDHVRHMLKTTIPSFLIALLIFAFLGRNFGSANIDNHAIENITTTIASNFKITPLIFIPPIIIIAVIFLKVPPVPGMLIGTLAGVGMCFYQGENLTTIIAALYEGPSIETGNAIVDKLLNRGGLLFMMETISLVICALAFGGAIKAIGCIDTIIETVLKHLRRRGSIITSNVLMCILCNFAAADQYMSIVIPGQMYKKVYKKLNLAPENLSRTLEDAGTLTSGLVPWSTCGAVYLATLGVSAFHYGRYHILGLVNPIVAIVYAYLLIFLNPLDKSKPIKDRLTDEDLKDL; this comes from the coding sequence ATGTCAAAAGAAAAAGTTAAACCATCACTTTTTGTAGCTCTACTGCCATTTATTTTTTTAATTGTGTTTATGTTGTTAGGAACATTGGTTTATAGTTCTCCAGCTCAAATTCCATTAATTCTAGGAATTGCTGTAACTTGTATCATAGGACATTTTTTGGGTTATTCCTATCAAGAGATAGAAGATTCTATGATAGAAACAAATAAGATGGGCTTACAAGCTAACTTCATTATGTTAATTGTAGGTTGTTTGATAGGTTCTTGGATAGTAGGTGGAGTTGTTCCAGGTATGATATATTATGGTTTAAAATTATTTACTCCTAGAATATTTTTAATTATCTTACCTATAATGTGTGCAATAATAAGTGTATCAACTGGTAGTGCATGGACAACAGCTGGTACAATGGGAACAGCCGCTATGGGAATAGGTATAGGAATGGGTATTCCAGCACCATTAGTTGCAGGAGCAGTTGTTAGTGGAGCTTCTTTTGGTGATAAACTATCACCTCTTTCTGACAGTACAAACCTTGCTGCTGCTACAGCAGAAGCTGGTTTATTTGACCATGTGAGACATATGTTAAAAACTACTATTCCAAGTTTTTTAATAGCTTTATTAATATTTGCTTTTTTGGGTAGAAACTTTGGAAGTGCTAATATAGATAATCATGCAATAGAAAATATTACAACTACAATAGCTAGTAATTTCAAAATTACTCCTTTAATATTTATTCCACCAATTATAATAATAGCCGTGATATTTTTAAAAGTTCCACCTGTTCCAGGAATGTTGATTGGTACTCTTGCAGGTGTGGGAATGTGTTTCTATCAAGGAGAAAATCTAACTACAATAATTGCAGCATTATATGAAGGACCTAGTATAGAAACTGGAAATGCTATTGTGGATAAATTATTAAATAGAGGTGGCTTGCTTTTTATGATGGAAACTATCTCTTTAGTTATATGTGCTTTGGCATTTGGTGGAGCTATTAAAGCAATAGGCTGTATTGATACAATAATAGAAACTGTGTTAAAACATTTAAGAAGAAGAGGTTCAATTATTACTTCAAATGTTCTTATGTGTATTTTATGTAACTTTGCAGCTGCAGATCAATATATGTCAATAGTTATTCCAGGACAAATGTATAAAAAAGTCTATAAAAAATTAAATTTAGCACCTGAAAATTTATCAAGAACTCTTGAAGATGCAGGAACATTAACATCAGGATTAGTTCCTTGGTCTACTTGTGGAGCTGTTTATTTAGCAACATTGGGAGTAAGTGCTTTTCATTATGGAAGATATCATATTTTAGGTTTAGTAAATCCTATAGTAGCTATAGTTTATGCATATCTCTTAATTTTCTTAAATCCTCTTGATAAGTCAAAACCTATAAAAGATAGATTGACAGATGAGGATTTAAAAGACTTATAA